The Nitrospira sp. KM1 genome includes a window with the following:
- a CDS encoding glycosyltransferase family 2 protein translates to MSKFSVYVIAYNDEPNMRACLESVKWADELIVVDSHSTDRTAAIAREFTDRIHQVEFKGFGDLRNRALAYCSHDWVFSLDSDERMTLELREEIMRLLEGHPAADAYFVPRKNYFLGHWIRHCGWYPDYRQPQLFRKSRFRYRQELVHEGFDCDGPVGYLAQPALQFPFRDIDHYVEKQDRYSTLMAARMDGQGRRFRGHQLVTHPLASFVKMYIQRRGFLDGMPGLILSGLYAYYTVMKYAKLWERQRDGA, encoded by the coding sequence ATGTCTAAGTTCTCCGTGTACGTGATCGCGTATAACGATGAGCCCAACATGCGCGCCTGCCTGGAATCGGTGAAATGGGCGGACGAGTTGATCGTCGTGGATTCTCACAGCACCGACCGCACGGCGGCCATCGCGCGCGAATTTACGGATCGGATCCATCAGGTCGAGTTCAAGGGGTTCGGCGATCTCCGCAATCGGGCGCTGGCCTATTGTTCGCACGATTGGGTATTCAGCCTGGACAGTGATGAACGCATGACTCTCGAACTGCGAGAGGAGATCATGCGGCTGCTGGAAGGACACCCCGCTGCGGACGCGTACTTCGTACCGCGGAAAAACTATTTTCTGGGGCACTGGATCAGACACTGCGGCTGGTATCCCGACTATCGCCAGCCGCAGCTGTTCCGTAAAAGCCGGTTCCGATATCGGCAGGAACTGGTTCATGAAGGGTTCGACTGTGACGGTCCGGTGGGGTACCTCGCCCAGCCCGCCCTGCAGTTCCCTTTCCGCGACATCGATCACTATGTCGAGAAGCAGGATCGCTATTCAACGCTGATGGCCGCGCGCATGGACGGCCAGGGGCGCCGGTTTCGCGGGCACCAACTGGTGACGCATCCGCTGGCGTCGTTCGTAAAAATGTACATCCAACGGAGGGGATTTCTGGACGGCATGCCCGGGTTGATTCTTTCAGGGCTCTATGCCTATTACACAGTCATGAAATACGCCAAGCTGTGGGAACGGCAGCGGGACGGCGCGTGA
- a CDS encoding glycosyltransferase family 9 protein: protein MSASGVAGAGHGGGRIPIRRTYGIEMNVLLARPDGIGDQILCLPSATALKRAMPQARVTFLSSVYAAPVLHHHADLDEIWTVTGREPLRELIAMFRRGIDAVVFLKPFRRLMWAAFLARVPIRVATGYRWYSVLANRRIYEHRKDFSKHEIEYNVGMLRGLGVSVGSAAPPRLVLTDEEREAARRRLSGLGVPRVVLHPGGFAARRWRIESYRDLAEHLQRAGMQVVLTGSPGEAAQFSKDVLSQRPLPEGTVNLMGTLSVRELMALIAESHAVVSGATGPAHIAAGLEVPNVSLFDPRRNNLPTRWKPLGFGVVLRPDVPTCEKCIYEACPYWDCLDRLTVETVAEQVRQVIAKRAPLKVVHV from the coding sequence ATGTCTGCATCTGGTGTCGCCGGAGCAGGTCATGGCGGCGGTCGAATCCCAATTCGCCGGACGTATGGCATCGAAATGAATGTCCTGCTGGCCCGTCCCGACGGCATCGGAGATCAGATTCTCTGCCTGCCGTCAGCCACGGCGTTGAAACGGGCGATGCCGCAGGCCCGGGTCACATTTCTTTCGAGCGTCTATGCTGCGCCGGTGCTTCATCACCACGCCGATCTCGACGAGATTTGGACCGTGACAGGGCGGGAACCGTTGCGCGAGTTGATCGCCATGTTCCGCCGGGGCATCGATGCCGTGGTATTTCTCAAGCCGTTCCGCCGGCTCATGTGGGCGGCGTTTCTCGCCCGCGTTCCGATACGGGTGGCCACCGGATACCGATGGTACAGTGTGTTGGCGAACAGGAGAATCTACGAACACCGCAAGGATTTTTCCAAGCACGAGATCGAGTACAACGTCGGTATGTTGCGGGGTTTGGGAGTCTCTGTCGGATCGGCGGCGCCTCCACGACTGGTTCTGACCGATGAGGAGCGCGAAGCGGCTCGGCGACGACTGTCCGGGTTGGGAGTCCCTCGGGTTGTGTTGCATCCAGGCGGTTTTGCCGCGCGTCGCTGGCGGATCGAGTCATATCGCGACCTCGCTGAGCATCTGCAGCGGGCAGGAATGCAGGTCGTGCTGACCGGAAGTCCGGGCGAAGCGGCACAGTTTTCCAAGGATGTCCTCTCGCAACGGCCGCTTCCCGAGGGAACCGTGAATCTGATGGGAACCTTATCAGTGCGCGAACTGATGGCACTCATCGCCGAGAGCCACGCGGTGGTGTCCGGAGCCACGGGCCCTGCTCATATCGCCGCCGGATTGGAAGTCCCGAACGTGAGTCTGTTTGATCCTCGCCGGAACAATCTTCCCACTCGATGGAAGCCGTTGGGGTTCGGAGTGGTTCTGAGACCGGATGTGCCCACCTGTGAAAAATGTATTTATGAAGCCTGTCCGTATTGGGACTGTCTGGACCGGCTGACCGTCGAAACCGTGGCGGAGCAGGTCCGGCAGGTCATTGCCAAGCGCGCGCCCCTGAAGGTCGTGCATGTCTAA
- the waaF gene encoding lipopolysaccharide heptosyltransferase II, translated as MEDYRRILFVKPSSLGDIVHAMPALAALRRRYPAAAITWLVKREWSAIVERIEGVHRTWSVDRGFAGWLSQIPALRKEQFDLAVDLQGLLRSAFMAWGSGAGRRVGFARAREGSPWFYSDRIEVPTPDMHAVDRYLLIAKALGATLGGNPEFSFRIPDSDHITVDRLLRDAGLEIGRPWIAMNVSARWPTKRWPAGSFAAVADRIQEERLGAVVFTGGPAERGDAERVKALMRTKPMDITGASSVGVLPALLSRASVLVTNDSGPMHVAAAVGTPVVAVFGPTSPARTGPYGSGHRVLKTSIPCSPCFSRTCRNAVTLECLHLVSPEQVMAAVESQFAGRMASK; from the coding sequence ATGGAAGACTATCGAAGAATTCTGTTTGTCAAGCCGAGTTCCCTCGGCGATATCGTGCACGCGATGCCGGCGTTGGCTGCTCTTCGCCGCCGTTATCCTGCTGCTGCCATCACCTGGCTGGTCAAACGCGAATGGTCGGCCATCGTCGAGCGAATCGAAGGGGTGCACCGGACCTGGTCTGTCGACCGTGGGTTTGCGGGATGGTTATCTCAAATTCCGGCGTTGCGGAAGGAACAATTCGATCTGGCGGTCGATCTTCAGGGGCTTTTGAGAAGCGCCTTCATGGCATGGGGGAGCGGCGCCGGTCGACGAGTGGGATTTGCCCGCGCACGCGAGGGCAGTCCATGGTTCTACTCGGACAGGATCGAGGTTCCCACGCCCGACATGCATGCCGTCGACCGCTATCTGCTGATCGCGAAGGCACTCGGAGCGACTTTGGGAGGAAATCCGGAGTTTTCATTCAGGATACCGGATAGCGATCATATTACCGTAGACCGTCTGCTGCGGGATGCGGGCCTTGAAATAGGCCGGCCGTGGATCGCGATGAACGTGTCGGCCCGCTGGCCGACGAAGCGATGGCCGGCCGGCTCGTTTGCCGCGGTGGCGGACCGAATACAAGAGGAGAGGCTGGGGGCGGTGGTCTTTACGGGCGGGCCTGCCGAACGTGGAGATGCGGAACGTGTGAAGGCGTTGATGCGTACGAAACCGATGGACATCACGGGCGCTTCAAGCGTCGGTGTACTTCCGGCGCTGTTGTCACGCGCGTCGGTTCTCGTGACGAACGATTCGGGGCCGATGCACGTGGCTGCGGCGGTGGGGACTCCGGTGGTCGCCGTCTTCGGACCGACGAGTCCGGCCCGCACGGGCCCCTACGGGTCCGGACACCGCGTATTGAAGACGTCGATTCCCTGTTCACCGTGTTTCAGCCGCACCTGCCGGAACGCCGTGACGCTTGAATGTCTGCATCTGGTGTCGCCGGAGCAGGTCATGGCGGCGGTCGAATCCCAATTCGCCGGACGTATGGCATCGAAATGA
- the waaF gene encoding lipopolysaccharide heptosyltransferase II has product MRSGPIHRILVRAPNWLGDAVMCEPAIRGIKRLYPSAALSLLVKPAIGDLFTGHPAVDQIIVYDWKERHAGLIGKWTLARELRNGRFDVAVLFQNAFEAALLAYLAGIPSRHGYATDGRTFLLSDPISVSNRRGSVHQVHYYWNLLRPLGLSGEPDAPKLSLLPEESQAIDERLLPSGIRASDLIVGINPGSTYGGAKRWLPARFAEAAARLCRQVQEGGNKRVAVVIIGAKGEEAIGAEIAGQLTVPVVVLSGATTIRQLMAAVARCSILLTNDTGPMHIAAAMNVPVVAIFGPTDWKTTSPVGEIHTLVRHPVDCAPCMLRECPIDHRCMTGVSVQHVLEAATPRLPASFGLRDLTGIGPQGADSSLKEIKAEFNILEGTTIFLDRDGTLNVDPGYLKSAADLKLLPGVPEALARFKAAGARLVVVTNQSGVARGFLTLKDLDAIHARLQGLLEQHDAALDAIYFCPHHPDDGCLCRKPGRGMVDRAVAELQLDLKKSYVIGDHARDMQLARIIGARAVLVTGGVVDAPALEALKAEQAMPDAVAATMTEAVEWILRDASQAKKAETVSEPVSGRQA; this is encoded by the coding sequence GTGCGTAGCGGTCCAATACATCGCATTCTGGTTCGTGCGCCCAACTGGCTCGGGGATGCCGTCATGTGCGAGCCTGCCATTCGCGGCATCAAGCGCCTGTACCCCAGCGCGGCGCTCTCTCTCCTCGTGAAACCGGCGATCGGGGACCTGTTCACCGGACATCCGGCGGTGGATCAGATCATTGTCTATGACTGGAAGGAACGCCATGCCGGGCTCATCGGGAAATGGACATTGGCCCGTGAACTCCGCAACGGGCGTTTTGATGTGGCCGTGCTTTTCCAAAATGCCTTTGAAGCCGCGCTGTTGGCGTATCTGGCTGGAATTCCCTCGCGCCACGGCTACGCGACGGACGGCCGCACGTTCCTGTTGTCGGATCCGATCAGCGTGTCCAATCGCCGAGGGTCGGTTCATCAAGTTCATTATTATTGGAACTTGCTCCGGCCGCTGGGTCTTTCCGGTGAACCGGATGCGCCGAAGTTGTCCCTGTTGCCTGAAGAGTCGCAGGCCATCGATGAACGGTTGCTACCATCCGGCATCAGGGCCTCGGATCTGATCGTCGGCATCAATCCGGGGTCGACATATGGAGGAGCAAAACGATGGCTGCCTGCCCGGTTTGCTGAAGCAGCCGCAAGACTTTGCCGGCAAGTGCAGGAGGGCGGGAATAAACGCGTCGCGGTCGTCATCATCGGCGCCAAGGGCGAGGAAGCGATAGGCGCCGAGATAGCCGGGCAATTGACGGTTCCTGTCGTCGTCCTGTCCGGAGCTACGACTATCCGCCAGCTGATGGCGGCCGTCGCCCGCTGCTCCATATTGTTGACGAACGATACCGGCCCAATGCATATCGCTGCGGCCATGAACGTTCCCGTCGTGGCCATCTTCGGCCCTACCGATTGGAAAACGACGTCACCCGTCGGCGAGATTCATACGCTGGTACGCCATCCTGTCGACTGCGCACCGTGCATGTTGCGGGAATGTCCGATCGACCATCGCTGCATGACGGGGGTTTCGGTTCAACACGTCCTGGAGGCCGCAACCCCGCGACTCCCGGCGTCATTTGGACTGCGAGACCTCACCGGCATCGGGCCTCAAGGGGCGGATTCGAGCCTCAAGGAAATCAAAGCCGAGTTCAATATATTGGAGGGAACGACGATCTTCCTCGACCGCGACGGCACGCTCAATGTGGACCCCGGTTATTTGAAATCAGCGGCGGATCTCAAGCTGTTGCCCGGCGTTCCCGAGGCGCTGGCCCGGTTCAAGGCTGCAGGGGCGCGACTGGTCGTCGTGACGAATCAATCCGGCGTGGCGAGAGGATTTCTGACGCTGAAAGATCTCGATGCCATTCACGCCAGACTGCAGGGTCTGCTCGAGCAGCACGATGCCGCGCTCGATGCCATCTATTTTTGTCCGCACCATCCGGACGACGGATGTCTCTGCCGAAAACCCGGCCGCGGTATGGTCGACCGTGCGGTTGCGGAATTGCAGTTGGATCTGAAGAAATCCTACGTGATCGGCGACCATGCGCGCGATATGCAGTTGGCCCGCATCATCGGAGCACGCGCGGTGCTCGTCACCGGCGGCGTCGTCGATGCTCCTGCGCTCGAAGCGCTGAAAGCCGAGCAGGCGATGCCCGATGCCGTGGCCGCCACGATGACGGAAGCCGTGGAGTGGATCCTTCGTGATGCGTCTCAGGCAAAGAAAGCCGAGACCGTTTCGGAGCCGGTGAGCGGGCGTCAAGCGTGA
- the lpxK gene encoding tetraacyldisaccharide 4'-kinase: MLNPGTPIRRWLLWVAAPYALAARLRAWLYGRGWFRQRRLPVPVISVGNLTMGGTGKTPVVIRLAEWLSAEGKRVAILSRGYRRNSTVSKLLVSNGQDILAGPEEAGDEPHLMARRCPKAIVAVGADRYELGRWILDRHSVDCILLDDGFQHLGLHRDVDILLIDATDVDGLGASLPAGRLREPIQAAHRATSVMITRADDPDLVTAALTRLRTVLSRDLIPGQIIFRPEALVSVASDERRSIQWGRGKTALLCSGIGNAASFRMLAEATGLSILDETSYADHHRYTPVDVNDIRGRAKAVRAELVVTTEKDAGKLARLIGADEAIWWALRIGAEVTSGEDRLRELVTHLPAARMTEACA, from the coding sequence ATGTTGAATCCGGGAACGCCCATCCGTCGGTGGCTGCTCTGGGTCGCAGCACCGTATGCCCTGGCGGCGCGTCTGCGCGCCTGGTTGTATGGACGAGGGTGGTTCCGACAGCGGCGGCTTCCGGTTCCCGTGATCAGTGTCGGCAACCTGACGATGGGGGGCACAGGAAAGACGCCTGTCGTCATCCGTCTGGCAGAATGGTTGTCTGCAGAAGGAAAACGGGTGGCGATCTTGAGTCGAGGTTATCGACGGAACAGCACCGTCTCCAAGCTCCTCGTTTCGAACGGGCAGGATATTCTGGCCGGCCCCGAGGAAGCGGGGGACGAGCCGCACCTCATGGCGCGGCGCTGTCCGAAGGCGATCGTCGCGGTCGGAGCCGACCGGTACGAACTGGGACGGTGGATACTGGACCGTCACTCCGTGGACTGCATTCTGCTCGACGACGGGTTTCAACATCTTGGTCTGCATCGCGACGTCGACATATTGCTGATCGATGCCACGGACGTGGACGGCCTCGGGGCCTCGCTGCCGGCCGGCAGATTGAGGGAGCCCATCCAGGCCGCGCATCGTGCCACGAGCGTGATGATCACGCGCGCGGACGATCCTGATCTTGTGACAGCCGCCCTCACTCGACTCCGGACTGTCCTCTCGCGCGACCTTATCCCGGGGCAAATCATCTTCAGGCCCGAGGCGCTGGTGTCTGTGGCTTCCGATGAGCGGCGATCGATTCAGTGGGGTCGTGGCAAGACAGCGCTTCTCTGCAGCGGTATCGGCAACGCGGCATCCTTCCGAATGCTGGCCGAAGCGACGGGGCTCTCCATACTGGACGAGACGTCGTACGCCGATCACCATCGGTATACTCCGGTAGACGTGAATGATATCCGAGGCAGAGCCAAGGCAGTCCGGGCCGAACTCGTCGTGACAACCGAAAAGGATGCCGGCAAGCTCGCGCGCCTGATCGGAGCAGATGAGGCCATCTGGTGGGCTCTCCGTATCGGTGCGGAGGTCACATCGGGAGAAGACCGGCTCAGGGAGTTGGTGACCCATCTGCCTGCAGCCCGAATGACGGAGGCTTGTGCGTAG
- a CDS encoding 3-deoxy-D-manno-octulosonic acid transferase yields the protein MWNVLYNLGLLLAFPVIVAVLVSKPRCRRGLRQRLGMAPPAPDPSGRPVVWIHAVSLGEAVAVTPLVLALHHRHPELRFMVSTVTETGREAVEQRLAGIAEHCYAPLDFPWAVSRTIASLRPIIYIFVETELWPNLLRSLSLAGVPTVMVNGRLSTRSFARQQWKPVRAFYRPMLRSLRLCLMQSDRDVERIVALGADPAGVRRTGNIKFDQMTPSIAGQRDLREALGFGPDDLLIVAGSTHPGEEEALMGCYHTIIERYPTARLIVAPRHIERSGQVESLARDRGFTVRRRSAIEGRGRTDKPQVLVLDSRGELAAVYREALVAFVGGTLVPVGGHNLLEPAVWGKPVVFGPHTDHCAEIANLLLQARGGVRVTDETDLTGRMMALFEQIEERHRMGQAALSVVKQNQGALEATLEAIEQVLTADSPRPSPPVSAPPLSLVTER from the coding sequence ATGTGGAATGTCCTGTATAACCTGGGTTTGCTCCTCGCCTTTCCCGTGATTGTGGCCGTTCTCGTATCCAAACCACGGTGTCGGCGCGGCTTGCGTCAGCGACTGGGCATGGCTCCGCCCGCTCCCGATCCTTCCGGCCGGCCGGTCGTATGGATTCATGCCGTCTCGCTGGGTGAAGCGGTCGCCGTGACTCCGTTGGTCTTGGCGCTTCACCACAGGCATCCTGAACTCCGGTTCATGGTTTCCACCGTTACCGAGACCGGACGTGAAGCCGTAGAGCAGCGCCTGGCCGGAATTGCGGAACATTGTTATGCGCCGCTTGATTTTCCCTGGGCCGTTTCCCGCACGATCGCCTCTCTCCGTCCGATCATCTATATCTTCGTCGAAACCGAGTTGTGGCCGAATCTCCTCAGGTCGCTCTCCCTGGCAGGCGTTCCGACAGTTATGGTGAACGGGAGGCTGTCGACACGGTCGTTCGCGCGACAGCAGTGGAAGCCCGTGCGCGCGTTTTACCGGCCCATGTTGCGGTCGCTCCGGCTTTGCCTCATGCAGTCGGACCGTGACGTCGAACGCATTGTCGCTCTCGGGGCCGACCCAGCCGGCGTACGCCGCACGGGCAATATCAAATTCGATCAGATGACTCCGAGCATTGCCGGTCAGAGGGACCTCAGGGAGGCTCTCGGATTCGGTCCCGATGATCTCCTGATTGTGGCGGGAAGCACCCATCCGGGTGAGGAAGAGGCGTTGATGGGATGCTATCACACGATCATCGAACGCTATCCGACGGCACGGTTGATCGTGGCTCCTCGACATATCGAACGAAGCGGTCAGGTGGAATCCCTGGCGCGCGACCGTGGGTTCACTGTCCGGCGGCGCAGCGCCATCGAAGGGCGCGGGCGAACGGATAAGCCGCAGGTGCTCGTTTTGGATTCGCGCGGCGAACTGGCGGCGGTGTATCGTGAGGCCCTCGTGGCATTTGTGGGAGGAACCTTGGTTCCGGTTGGAGGACACAATCTTCTGGAACCGGCTGTATGGGGAAAGCCGGTGGTATTTGGTCCCCATACGGACCATTGCGCCGAAATCGCCAACCTGTTGCTGCAGGCTCGAGGTGGCGTTCGTGTAACAGACGAAACAGATCTGACCGGTCGAATGATGGCTCTATTTGAACAGATCGAAGAACGCCATCGCATGGGGCAGGCGGCGCTCAGCGTGGTGAAGCAAAATCAAGGGGCGCTGGAGGCGACGCTGGAGGCGATCGAACAAGTGCTCACCGCGGATTCCCCACGCCCTTCCCCTCCGGTCTCCGCTCCTCCGCTGTCGTTGGTGACAGAACGGTAA
- a CDS encoding lysophospholipid acyltransferase family protein, whose translation MASRLNKRLQRWLKLSVLPPVGASIIRGLGRSMRIETLGSEDIDALYREGQRAIIAFWHAQQLMMPLTYRGKKAHILISQHEDGEIIARIVGRFGFGTVRGSSTRGGVEALRELIRLGRSGMDLVVTPDGPKGPRQSVKFGVIQLARASGLPIVPLAFGCSKKNSSRAGTGSWSHTHSPAVVTSGGRRSGFLVTRTRRCRKPNGWNSKPR comes from the coding sequence ATGGCTAGCCGGCTGAACAAACGTTTGCAACGTTGGCTGAAGCTCAGCGTGCTGCCTCCGGTTGGTGCGTCGATCATCCGGGGGCTCGGACGGTCCATGCGGATTGAGACGCTCGGGTCTGAAGACATCGATGCGCTCTATCGTGAGGGACAGCGTGCGATCATCGCGTTCTGGCATGCGCAGCAGCTCATGATGCCGCTGACCTACCGCGGTAAGAAGGCCCATATCCTGATCAGTCAGCACGAAGACGGGGAAATCATCGCGCGGATCGTCGGCCGGTTCGGATTCGGAACCGTGCGGGGATCCAGTACAAGAGGGGGCGTCGAGGCGTTGCGGGAATTGATCCGCCTGGGCCGGAGCGGGATGGACCTTGTCGTGACTCCGGATGGACCGAAGGGACCGCGACAATCGGTGAAGTTCGGCGTGATTCAACTGGCCCGCGCATCGGGTCTTCCGATCGTCCCGCTCGCATTCGGCTGCTCAAAAAAAAACTCTTCGCGAGCTGGGACCGGTTCATGGTCCCATACCCATTCTCCCGCGGTTGTTACGTCTGGGGGGCGCCGCTCTGGGTTCCTCGTGACGCGGACGCGCCGCTGCAGGAAGCCAAACGGCTGGAACTCGAAGCCGCGCTGA